The following are encoded together in the Saccharospirillaceae bacterium genome:
- a CDS encoding CpaF family protein, translating to MFGRRSDSSPGKAATAATTENVGVKEGASDSTREADLNSTPESANGVDAAAGVKAANSVNTIGQLMAADKNASVAAAPTAAMSPLLNELRLLLLERLDASVVLRLNRAALRARIIRESGELASQRKLPLTAQDQQQLADALLDDMLGLGPIQALLDDPTVADVLVNGPFQVYVERRGKLQPAGVQFHDEAHVKHVARRIAAAIGRRIDESNPMVDARLEDGSRVNIIIPPLALDGTSISIRKFNRDGFDLDHLVHLGSMTAEMAQLLKIATASRANILISGGTGAGKTSLLNALSRHIGGDERIVTIEDAAELALQQPHVVRLETRPPSLEGGGGINQQQLLVNALRMRPDRIVLGEVRSNEAFDMMQAMNTGHDGSMSTLHANSPGDALIRLENLLLMQQANVPLVAIRRQMVSALDMIIQVNRDRDGVRRVTAIVEVIGIEGDTVTLQTLWQYKSNDNNPQETPSYQYQNLRPALMERARTMGLGDELQALVNRLSSNSGGFNTQTSGENFG from the coding sequence ATGTTTGGTCGTCGTTCTGATTCGTCACCCGGCAAAGCCGCAACCGCAGCCACTACAGAAAACGTGGGCGTTAAAGAGGGCGCATCTGATAGTACACGGGAAGCCGATTTAAACAGCACTCCAGAATCTGCAAACGGTGTTGATGCGGCAGCCGGTGTTAAAGCGGCAAACAGTGTTAATACGATTGGCCAGCTAATGGCCGCGGATAAAAATGCTTCTGTTGCAGCAGCGCCAACGGCCGCCATGTCGCCGTTATTAAACGAATTGCGTTTATTATTGCTGGAGCGTCTGGATGCTTCTGTGGTGCTGAGACTCAATCGTGCGGCATTACGGGCGCGCATAATTCGTGAATCGGGTGAACTGGCCAGTCAGCGAAAATTGCCGTTAACCGCACAGGATCAGCAACAGCTGGCCGATGCTTTGTTGGACGATATGCTGGGCTTAGGTCCGATTCAGGCATTATTAGACGACCCGACGGTTGCCGATGTACTGGTGAATGGCCCGTTTCAGGTTTACGTTGAACGTCGCGGTAAATTACAGCCTGCCGGTGTGCAGTTTCACGATGAAGCTCACGTAAAACACGTGGCCCGCCGTATTGCTGCTGCCATTGGTCGCCGTATCGATGAAAGTAATCCGATGGTGGATGCACGTTTAGAAGACGGCAGCCGGGTAAATATTATTATCCCGCCACTGGCACTGGACGGCACCAGTATTTCAATTCGTAAATTTAATCGTGACGGATTTGATTTAGACCATCTGGTACACCTGGGGTCGATGACTGCCGAAATGGCGCAGCTGTTAAAAATTGCCACGGCATCGCGCGCGAATATTCTGATTTCTGGTGGAACCGGTGCAGGTAAAACCTCGTTACTCAATGCGTTGTCACGTCATATTGGTGGCGACGAGCGCATCGTAACCATTGAAGACGCAGCCGAATTGGCATTACAACAACCTCATGTGGTGCGACTGGAAACCCGTCCGCCGTCGCTCGAGGGTGGTGGTGGTATTAATCAACAGCAATTATTGGTTAATGCGCTGCGGATGCGGCCGGATCGTATTGTTTTGGGTGAGGTTCGTTCCAACGAAGCGTTCGATATGATGCAGGCGATGAACACCGGCCACGATGGTTCAATGTCAACGCTGCACGCCAACAGTCCGGGTGATGCTCTTATTCGTCTGGAGAATTTATTATTAATGCAGCAAGCGAATGTGCCGTTAGTAGCGATTCGTCGTCAGATGGTCAGCGCACTGGATATGATTATTCAGGTCAATCGTGATCGCGATGGTGTCCGTCGGGTCACCGCGATTGTTGAAGTAATCGGTATCGAAGGCGATACGGTGACGCTGCAAACCTTATGGCAATACAAAAGTAACGATAATAATCCGCAGGAAACTCCGAGTTATCAGTATCAGAATCTGCGTCCGGCATTAATGGAGCGTGCCCGCACCATGGGACTGGGTGACGAATTACAGGCTCTGGTTAATCGCTTATCCAGCAACAGTGGCGGTTTTAATACCCAGACATCCGGAGAAAACTTCGGATGA
- the cpaB gene encoding Flp pilus assembly protein CpaB: protein MKSSWLLYAGIALALSGVLLSLNSSDKGTSVAEDEKILVINQAYQDGQLISSDALYWRTLTEDEQQQQEQQAHWWLAQSEQQQQEIEQQLVGSALRQPLKNNDALDKRLLVSPDDSGFLALTVRPGMRAVSVNIKLAYLSSGLVSPGDVVDLIITTQAQQVRASSDSVPSKRDFRTWRSAVAASGLRVLAINRFSSQNYEADQLNNNKRRRDRDAVVTFEATPQQAVRVPLALQMAANGGSLSISLRNPNDNGVSSAGSGASDLFPETKDSGLDENTFLIRGEQREVSGGL, encoded by the coding sequence ATGAAGTCTTCCTGGCTGCTATATGCCGGTATTGCGCTGGCACTGAGTGGGGTATTGCTCAGTTTAAATTCTTCCGATAAAGGCACGTCCGTTGCCGAGGATGAAAAAATACTGGTGATTAATCAGGCCTATCAGGATGGCCAGTTAATCAGCTCTGATGCGCTGTATTGGCGAACGCTGACAGAAGACGAGCAACAGCAGCAGGAGCAACAGGCTCACTGGTGGCTGGCTCAGTCCGAACAACAGCAACAGGAAATCGAGCAGCAGTTAGTTGGCAGTGCGTTACGTCAGCCATTAAAGAACAACGATGCGTTGGATAAACGTCTGTTGGTATCACCGGACGACAGTGGTTTTCTGGCATTAACCGTGCGACCAGGCATGCGAGCGGTATCGGTGAATATTAAACTGGCTTATTTAAGTTCCGGCCTGGTTTCTCCCGGTGATGTGGTTGATCTGATCATTACTACCCAGGCACAGCAGGTGCGTGCCTCGAGTGATTCAGTTCCGAGTAAACGCGATTTCCGTACCTGGCGCAGTGCGGTCGCGGCATCCGGTTTGCGGGTGTTGGCGATTAACCGTTTTTCCAGTCAGAACTATGAAGCCGATCAGCTAAATAACAATAAGCGTCGTCGTGATCGCGATGCCGTTGTTACGTTTGAAGCAACACCACAACAAGCGGTGCGTGTGCCTCTGGCATTACAAATGGCAGCGAACGGTGGCTCATTATCCATCAGCCTGCGTAACCCTAACGATAATGGTGTCAGCAGCGCTGGCAGCGGAGCCAGCGACTTATTCCCGGAAACCAAAGACAGCGGTCTGGATGAAAACACCTTCCTGATCCGTGGCGAACAACGTGAGGTGTCTGGTGGTTTATAA
- a CDS encoding type II and III secretion system protein family protein produces the protein MVYKQLHQKIHSAVSVFILLMGLFGLSALTQAAVKPLALNVGKGELIRLNGDAKTVFISDSSVANYQLPASRSLFIFAKKPGVTEIFVLDSKQRTIYQRQIEVRHNLEQLNSQLQQELSEQGRNQLNASAQGNNILLTGLVDSSLTIEAAVAMAKGFIAENGEVINRIQVDMAKQVNIRLRIAEVKREVGHQLGIRWGTLINGSIAFDRRLVTLSTRELDFGQDPLSGVLQAMANEGLAKVLAEPNLTALSGETAHFHAGGEYPYAIPLPQLDTYSIDFREFGIKLDMQPTVLEGNRIRLKVRPEVSNLSTEVQVEGRNLQLPSLQVRSAESTIELQSGESFALAGLIQANDVSTINKLPFLGDIPVLGALFRSQEFRREETELVIIVSAYAVEPQQANEFVLPGEGLKANSLFEQMLLGKSHKNATGKTTDSTIRLWGNPDFIY, from the coding sequence GTGGTTTATAAGCAGTTGCACCAAAAAATACATTCAGCCGTTAGCGTATTTATTCTGTTAATGGGTTTATTCGGATTATCCGCATTAACCCAGGCTGCAGTAAAACCGCTGGCATTGAACGTGGGTAAAGGTGAATTAATCCGGCTCAATGGCGATGCCAAAACGGTATTTATCTCTGACTCTTCGGTGGCTAACTACCAGTTACCCGCCAGTCGTTCGTTATTTATTTTCGCGAAAAAGCCGGGCGTTACCGAAATATTTGTACTGGACAGTAAGCAACGCACCATTTATCAGCGTCAGATTGAGGTACGTCATAATCTGGAACAGTTAAACAGCCAGTTACAGCAGGAGTTATCTGAGCAGGGAAGAAACCAATTAAACGCCAGCGCACAGGGTAATAATATTCTGTTAACAGGTTTGGTGGATTCCAGTCTGACGATTGAAGCAGCCGTGGCCATGGCTAAGGGCTTTATTGCTGAAAACGGTGAAGTAATTAACCGCATACAAGTGGATATGGCAAAACAAGTGAATATTCGTCTGCGTATTGCTGAAGTTAAACGCGAAGTGGGCCACCAGTTAGGTATTCGCTGGGGAACTTTAATTAATGGCAGCATCGCGTTTGATCGTCGTCTGGTAACACTTAGCACCCGCGAACTGGACTTTGGTCAGGATCCGTTATCCGGTGTATTACAAGCGATGGCAAATGAAGGGTTAGCAAAAGTGTTAGCGGAGCCAAACCTGACTGCACTCAGTGGTGAAACCGCTCATTTCCATGCTGGTGGTGAATACCCTTATGCGATTCCTCTGCCTCAATTGGATACCTACAGTATCGATTTCCGCGAATTTGGTATCAAGCTGGATATGCAACCAACCGTATTGGAAGGCAATCGTATCCGCTTAAAAGTACGTCCGGAAGTTTCTAATTTGTCAACTGAGGTGCAGGTTGAAGGGCGTAATTTGCAGTTACCGTCGCTGCAGGTACGCAGTGCGGAAAGCACCATCGAGCTGCAGTCGGGTGAAAGTTTTGCGCTTGCCGGATTAATTCAGGCAAATGATGTCAGCACCATTAACAAACTGCCGTTTCTTGGTGATATTCCGGTGTTGGGCGCGTTGTTCCGCAGTCAGGAATTCCGTCGTGAAGAAACGGAACTGGTCATTATCGTCAGTGCTTATGCCGTTGAGCCACAGCAGGCCAATGAATTTGTGCTTCCCGGCGAAGGGTTAAAAGCCAACTCGTTGTTCGAACAAATGTTGTTGGGCAAAAGCCATAAAAACGCCACTGGAAAAACAACAGACAGTACTATTCGTCTATGGGGTAACCCAGACTTTATTTATTAA
- a CDS encoding type II secretion system F family protein, with protein MSFFNWVSSSPWLLSLAGMALLVMYYRQFQAQQQRQQRLRDIQQLDTSGDSAGVQIAGAGQSTAPLLSLAGQNQADPFADNQDLSVFSFIAAPLRGLYRQLQKYRPATASRLNHYFQGKLLQLQLILPPQQRSLSQWLQRQWLTSLAMAVPLFLLVWVKLPTEFLLVKFITAVVTGFFSALIILSWRLQRRLQQSMQACEQALPQALEQLARAVSAGMGIHQALSQVVVQLSPNADVEASVDNESLGRIILARELEWLLSRLRIGDPPEQVIELAGLRLPLISYRFFGMTLLLNLQTGGRLAQVLARQSAQLKEAQRAKHKLDALTSEPRLSANVVAAIPILMLSALAWLNPGHLEFLLDDASGQQLLAYSLGSIAFGLFLIRLMVIGGGR; from the coding sequence ATGAGTTTTTTTAACTGGGTCAGTAGCAGCCCCTGGTTATTATCGCTGGCGGGTATGGCATTGCTGGTGATGTATTATCGTCAGTTTCAGGCACAGCAGCAGCGTCAGCAGCGCTTACGGGATATTCAGCAACTGGATACGTCAGGTGATAGTGCCGGCGTACAGATTGCCGGTGCAGGGCAAAGTACTGCGCCGTTGTTATCTCTGGCAGGCCAGAATCAGGCTGACCCGTTTGCCGATAATCAGGATTTATCGGTATTCAGTTTTATTGCTGCACCTTTGCGGGGTCTTTATCGTCAGTTGCAAAAATACCGTCCAGCTACGGCTTCGCGCCTGAATCATTATTTCCAGGGAAAATTATTGCAGCTGCAATTAATTCTGCCGCCACAGCAACGCAGTTTGTCGCAGTGGTTGCAACGCCAATGGTTAACGTCACTTGCCATGGCGGTACCGCTATTTTTATTGGTCTGGGTAAAACTGCCAACCGAATTTTTGCTGGTTAAATTTATCACTGCGGTTGTGACGGGCTTTTTCTCGGCACTGATTATTTTGTCCTGGCGTTTACAGCGTCGTTTGCAACAGAGCATGCAGGCTTGTGAACAGGCATTACCGCAAGCGCTGGAACAACTGGCTCGTGCTGTTTCAGCGGGTATGGGTATTCATCAGGCTTTATCTCAGGTTGTTGTCCAGTTATCTCCGAACGCAGATGTTGAGGCGAGTGTTGATAATGAGTCACTCGGACGGATTATTCTTGCTCGTGAACTGGAGTGGTTGCTATCGCGTCTGCGTATTGGTGATCCACCCGAGCAGGTGATTGAATTGGCTGGATTACGCTTACCTCTGATCAGTTATCGTTTTTTTGGTATGACGTTATTACTGAATCTGCAAACCGGCGGTCGCCTGGCTCAGGTATTGGCGCGCCAGAGTGCGCAACTAAAAGAAGCTCAGCGGGCAAAACATAAGCTGGATGCGTTGACCAGTGAACCTCGTTTGTCGGCCAACGTGGTTGCTGCGATTCCTATTCTGATGTTATCTGCGCTGGCCTGGCTGAATCCGGGCCATCTGGAGTTTTTACTCGACGATGCCAGTGGTCAGCAATTGCTGGCTTATAGTCTGGGTAGCATTGCATTTGGCTTATTTCTGATTCGCTTAATGGTGATTGGAGGTGGCCGCTGA
- a CDS encoding Flp family type IVb pilin, which translates to MKKSTSIKSVKKQLGVTAVEYAILAAALAGTLFVAVGPGGPLQDALNTSFEKVKETITEGSE; encoded by the coding sequence ATGAAAAAATCAACCTCAATAAAAAGCGTAAAAAAGCAACTGGGTGTTACTGCTGTTGAATACGCGATTCTGGCTGCAGCGCTGGCAGGCACATTATTTGTAGCTGTGGGACCGGGTGGTCCATTGCAGGATGCGTTAAATACGTCATTCGAAAAAGTGAAAGAAACCATCACCGAAGGCAGTGAATAA